In Methanothermococcus thermolithotrophicus DSM 2095, one DNA window encodes the following:
- a CDS encoding ferredoxin family protein encodes MKDLPVIGKDPLGRTIKDFTVMPWWGVDRKNIEWYPKIDYDACTGCGICYITCGNRVVFDWDKEMKKPVVARPYNCVVSCTTCGNLCPHDALIFPDREYMHEVIIKEKILKKAANKLKEHDLI; translated from the coding sequence ATGAAAGATTTGCCTGTAATTGGGAAAGACCCTTTGGGAAGGACAATAAAAGATTTTACAGTAATGCCTTGGTGGGGTGTAGATAGAAAAAATATAGAATGGTATCCAAAAATAGACTACGATGCATGCACAGGCTGTGGTATATGCTATATTACATGCGGAAACAGAGTAGTATTTGATTGGGACAAAGAAATGAAAAAACCTGTTGTTGCAAGACCATACAACTGTGTAGTTTCATGCACCACATGCGGTAATCTATGCCCTCATGATGCATTAATATTCCCAGATAGGGAATATATGCATGAAGTTATTATCAAAGAAAAAATTCTTAAAAAAGCTGCCAATAAATTAAAAGAACATGATTTAATATAA
- a CDS encoding WD40 repeat domain-containing protein, giving the protein MKFRNLLIGILLVGIFVNVGVVFGEDVVKPEWAYHLGDWASAISITPDGKYIVAGTGGYGGNGDYKVYLFNNKGNLQWSYKIDGKVESVAITPDGKYIVAGTWFDKNGNNHRDSEDYGKVYLFNKDGNLLWSRNLNPTVYDVSISSDGKYIVVAYSNKLSVFDTKGNLLWSYETYRWIYSISITPDGKYIVAGTGSTGDYGRVYLFD; this is encoded by the coding sequence ATGAAGTTTAGGAATTTGTTGATTGGGATATTATTAGTTGGGATTTTTGTAAATGTTGGAGTTGTTTTTGGAGAGGATGTTGTAAAGCCAGAGTGGGCATATCATTTAGGTGATTGGGCAAGTGCTATATCGATAACTCCTGATGGAAAATATATCGTTGCTGGAACGGGGGGCTATGGAGGTAATGGTGATTATAAAGTTTACTTATTTAATAATAAAGGAAACTTACAGTGGTCTTATAAAATAGATGGTAAAGTAGAATCTGTGGCAATAACTCCAGATGGTAAGTATATAGTTGCGGGAACATGGTTTGACAAAAATGGAAATAATCATAGAGATTCAGAAGACTATGGGAAAGTATATCTTTTTAATAAAGATGGAAATTTATTGTGGAGTCGTAATTTAAATCCTACAGTATATGATGTTTCAATATCTTCTGATGGAAAATACATTGTTGTAGCATATTCCAATAAGCTTTCTGTTTTTGATACCAAAGGGAATCTATTATGGTCATATGAAACATACAGGTGGATATACTCTATATCGATAACTCCTGATGGAAAATATATCGTTGCAGGAACTGGCAGCACCGGTGACTATGGTAGGGTTTATCTATTTGATTAA
- a CDS encoding alkaline phosphatase translates to MKKAIGILGVIFTIFILLASQASAAKSNAESASAFKSNGVKNVIILIGDGMGFSQLKLTKQCYGHLSMEDIPSTGFELTDSLSGEVTDSAAAGTAIATGFKTYNGMISTIKKGEIKNVTTLLELAELCNKSTGLVSTARITHATPAVFASHVEDRDMEKEISKQLIEHKVNVMFGGGKKEFDSDTLNMAKNYGYNIVYDKKGLESANGNYILGLFSDSHIPYVLDRDENTPGLLDMTKKAVDLLEKDNDGFFLMIEAGRIDHASHANDIASVVAETKEFDDVVNYCLDYARKNKDTLVIVLADHETGGLAVGTGYGNPVNEEKILNIKASTDKMAKEIKSGKDPKEVLKEYAGITLTDDEVKLINDARSSDNKYALGNTIAEIIDEKVGVGFVSHKHTGAPVPLMVYGKGSENFRGFLHHVDTSKETAKLMLFGNTNKYIKNYGVSSLKGDANGDFVINKDDAYVTLMSYVGEEVDTQNEEKLDMDNNGLIDYMDVAIIMNKAESY, encoded by the coding sequence TTGAAAAAAGCAATAGGCATATTAGGTGTAATATTCACAATATTCATATTGCTGGCATCTCAGGCGAGTGCAGCAAAAAGTAATGCAGAATCAGCATCAGCATTTAAGTCAAATGGAGTTAAAAATGTAATAATCTTGATAGGGGATGGAATGGGATTCAGTCAGTTGAAACTAACTAAGCAGTGTTATGGTCATTTAAGTATGGAAGATATTCCATCCACAGGTTTTGAGCTCACCGACTCATTAAGTGGTGAGGTTACAGATTCAGCAGCAGCTGGAACAGCAATTGCCACAGGATTTAAAACTTACAATGGGATGATTTCAACAATAAAAAAAGGCGAAATTAAAAATGTGACAACATTATTGGAATTGGCAGAACTATGCAATAAATCCACAGGATTGGTATCAACAGCAAGAATTACCCATGCAACTCCTGCGGTATTTGCTTCCCATGTTGAAGATAGGGACATGGAAAAAGAAATATCTAAACAGCTAATAGAGCACAAAGTAAATGTAATGTTTGGTGGCGGTAAAAAAGAATTTGACAGCGATACCTTGAATATGGCAAAAAATTATGGATATAATATTGTTTATGATAAAAAAGGATTAGAATCAGCAAATGGAAATTATATATTGGGATTGTTCTCAGATAGTCATATACCTTATGTATTGGATAGAGATGAAAATACACCAGGATTATTAGATATGACTAAAAAAGCAGTAGATTTATTAGAAAAAGACAATGATGGATTCTTTTTAATGATCGAAGCTGGAAGAATTGACCATGCAAGCCATGCCAATGATATTGCGTCAGTGGTGGCTGAAACAAAAGAATTTGATGATGTTGTAAATTACTGCTTAGATTATGCAAGGAAAAACAAAGATACTTTGGTTATTGTTCTTGCCGACCATGAAACTGGTGGACTGGCTGTGGGGACAGGATACGGTAATCCAGTGAATGAAGAAAAAATATTAAACATAAAAGCAAGCACCGACAAAATGGCAAAAGAAATAAAAAGCGGAAAGGACCCGAAAGAAGTTTTAAAAGAATACGCAGGAATAACATTAACCGATGATGAAGTTAAATTGATAAATGATGCTAGGAGCTCCGATAACAAGTATGCCCTTGGAAATACCATAGCAGAAATCATTGATGAAAAGGTTGGAGTTGGATTTGTATCCCACAAACACACCGGAGCTCCTGTGCCATTAATGGTGTATGGAAAAGGTTCTGAGAATTTTAGGGGATTTTTACACCATGTAGATACAAGTAAGGAGACGGCAAAATTGATGTTGTTTGGAAATACCAACAAATACATAAAGAACTACGGCGTAAGCAGTTTAAAAGGAGATGCAAATGGTGATTTTGTAATCAACAAAGATGACGCATACGTTACATTAATGTCCTATGTTGGGGAAGAAGTTGATACACAGAATGAAGAAAAATTAGATATGGATAATAATGGATTGATTGATTACATGGATGTTGCCATTATAATGAATAAGGCGGAATCCTACTAA
- a CDS encoding PP2C family serine/threonine-protein phosphatase: protein MEIINKFLKKIGYKKDGEEKKDKSKTKIKIEEEKTMDIEIPKIEPTENFNRDEIVFEEDNAYGISHKGNRTNNEDNILIKKIKDTYILAVADGVGGHSSGDVASKMAVDILENIIMEKYNENLSIEEIKELLKDAYITAHNKIKENAIGDKEGMGTTLTTAIVKGDKCVIANCGDSRAYLIRDGEIVFRTKDHSLVQVLVDEGHISEEDARHHPMKNIITSALGLDEFKVDDYEWDLIDGDVLLMSSDGLHDYVSKEDILKTVKNNDHPKDIVDELFNTALKETRDNVSIIVYKKQ from the coding sequence ATGGAAATAATAAACAAATTTCTAAAAAAAATTGGATATAAGAAAGATGGAGAAGAAAAAAAGGACAAATCTAAAACCAAAATAAAAATTGAAGAAGAAAAAACCATGGATATCGAAATTCCAAAAATTGAACCTACTGAAAATTTTAATCGTGATGAAATTGTTTTTGAGGAAGATAATGCCTACGGTATATCCCACAAAGGAAATAGAACAAACAACGAAGACAATATCTTAATTAAAAAAATAAAAGATACCTACATATTAGCAGTTGCAGATGGTGTCGGAGGGCACAGCTCAGGAGATGTTGCATCAAAGATGGCAGTGGATATTTTAGAAAACATTATCATGGAAAAATACAATGAAAACCTATCAATTGAAGAGATAAAAGAACTTTTAAAAGATGCATACATTACGGCACACAACAAAATAAAAGAAAACGCTATTGGAGATAAAGAGGGAATGGGAACAACACTAACAACTGCAATAGTTAAAGGGGATAAATGCGTTATAGCAAACTGCGGGGATAGTAGGGCTTATTTAATTAGAGATGGAGAAATAGTTTTTAGAACAAAAGACCACTCTTTGGTTCAGGTTTTAGTAGATGAAGGACATATTTCAGAGGAGGACGCAAGGCATCATCCAATGAAAAATATCATTACCTCAGCATTGGGATTGGATGAATTTAAGGTAGATGATTACGAATGGGATTTAATTGATGGTGATGTATTATTGATGAGCTCCGATGGGCTTCATGATTATGTCAGTAAGGAAGATATTTTAAAAACTGTAAAAAATAATGATCACCCAAAAGATATTGTAGATGAATTATTCAATACTGCATTAAAAGAGACAAGGGACAATGTGAGTATTATCGTATATAAAAAGCAATAA
- a CDS encoding DUF6293 family protein: protein MKETAPYYNLQQFGRNIQKMKSIIVSERESFGDVKFYINVSSGSTIGCIAGMTCAMVLNKDNSKIIPYYVIPENLYENLSDEEKEVLIEKYKDEYEHINSLPRTYGVKDVKFIYPFKVNLPRDELLIFLKIIELSGDRGLTIKELTLLTKEEVLKGESNNRIITEMINNKDKGITKEDLEKVIKWRKNSMVSSKSSSHNDLVWINKNVVEKLLEWELIKEPEKIGRSKYIKISEKGKMLLDYVV from the coding sequence TTGAAGGAAACTGCCCCTTATTACAATTTACAACAATTTGGAAGAAATATTCAAAAGATGAAATCCATCATCGTAAGTGAAAGAGAATCTTTTGGAGATGTTAAATTTTATATTAACGTATCATCTGGCTCTACAATTGGGTGTATTGCAGGAATGACCTGTGCTATGGTATTAAATAAGGACAATTCGAAAATAATTCCATATTATGTAATTCCCGAAAATCTTTATGAAAATCTATCTGATGAGGAAAAAGAAGTATTAATAGAGAAATATAAGGATGAGTATGAACATATCAATTCCCTTCCAAGAACATATGGTGTTAAAGACGTAAAATTTATCTACCCTTTTAAAGTGAATCTTCCAAGAGATGAATTATTAATATTTTTAAAGATTATTGAACTATCAGGGGACAGGGGGCTAACTATAAAAGAACTTACCCTATTAACAAAAGAGGAAGTTTTAAAGGGGGAATCCAACAATAGAATTATAACTGAGATGATTAATAATAAAGATAAAGGCATAACTAAGGAAGATTTAGAAAAAGTTATAAAATGGAGAAAGAACAGCATGGTTTCATCTAAATCTTCAAGTCATAATGATTTAGTTTGGATTAATAAGAATGTTGTTGAAAAACTTTTAGAATGGGAATTAATAAAAGAGCCAGAAAAGATTGGAAGGTCAAAATATATAAAAATAAGTGAAAAAGGAAAAATGCTCTTAGATTATGTGGTGTAG
- a CDS encoding 3'-5' exonuclease produces MIEYDDIYGIRLSKLYGIKNNYHDIFDNWKVDLVKSAIVKNNDEERRLMFVAITRAKQYVFFTSHNPSEFFNGLLKNMVMVLKKLKKLK; encoded by the coding sequence ATGATTGAGTATGATGACATTTACGGCATCAGATTATCCAAATTATATGGAATTAAAAACAATTATCACGATATATTTGATAACTGGAAAGTAGACCTTGTAAAATCGGCTATTGTAAAAAACAACGATGAAGAAAGAAGATTAATGTTTGTTGCAATCACTCGGGCAAAGCAGTATGTATTTTTCACGTCCCACAATCCATCGGAGTTTTTTAATGGACTTTTGAAGAATATGGTAATGGTGTTGAAGAAATTGAAGAAGTTGAAATAA
- a CDS encoding serine/threonine-protein kinase yields the protein MQKKRHKGESKIPDFPRELLNKYIPLQKLGEGGFGKVFKVKRKGGTLPLAIKTPNLNEKAKKYLLKEIKAWKNLNHPNIVKLYDTFTEPIPHIEMEYIEGCNINGKSVKDLDDYPKPLNPKESIKLIKQIAEGLKHAHDKNIIHRDIKPSNILLTQNLTPKITDWGLAKIGAKSSTATTTKGLTLLYSAPEQIDEEEYGKTDKRTDIYQLGVLFYELLTGRLPYEGTSPAQVSLKIVNPDKKLLPPSKINPNLSIFDGIFEKLLAKKKEDRFQSIDEFLEALNSLGELIKEKEGFKNTLTKTIQKLKTSTDKKEIETLTKELINSTTKLALNCADTNDKVGLLEALEILKDHAKSDENRKDLEGAIKHIEYLIKESIPLGKDTREKLKVLINRIKRDENKIY from the coding sequence ATGCAAAAAAAAAGGCATAAGGGAGAATCTAAGATTCCAGACTTTCCAAGAGAATTATTAAACAAATACATTCCACTACAAAAATTAGGAGAAGGTGGATTTGGAAAAGTATTTAAAGTTAAAAGAAAAGGCGGAACATTACCATTAGCAATAAAAACACCTAACTTAAACGAAAAAGCTAAAAAATACTTATTAAAAGAAATCAAAGCATGGAAAAATCTTAATCATCCAAACATAGTTAAACTATATGATACATTCACAGAACCAATCCCGCATATAGAAATGGAATATATTGAAGGATGTAACATAAATGGAAAATCAGTAAAAGATTTAGATGATTATCCAAAACCATTAAATCCAAAGGAAAGTATTAAACTAATAAAACAAATAGCAGAAGGGTTAAAACACGCTCATGACAAAAACATAATCCACAGAGATATTAAACCATCGAACATCCTATTAACTCAAAATTTAACACCAAAAATAACAGACTGGGGATTGGCAAAAATAGGGGCAAAATCATCAACAGCAACAACCACAAAGGGATTAACTTTACTATATTCAGCACCGGAGCAAATAGATGAAGAAGAATACGGAAAGACAGATAAAAGAACGGATATTTATCAGTTAGGAGTTTTATTCTACGAGTTATTAACCGGTAGATTACCTTATGAAGGAACTTCACCAGCTCAAGTATCATTAAAAATAGTAAATCCAGATAAAAAACTACTACCGCCATCAAAAATAAATCCTAATTTGTCAATATTTGATGGAATATTTGAAAAACTCTTGGCAAAGAAAAAGGAAGATAGATTCCAATCAATAGATGAGTTTTTAGAGGCTTTAAATTCATTAGGAGAACTAATCAAAGAAAAAGAAGGGTTCAAAAACACATTAACCAAAACCATACAAAAACTAAAAACATCAACTGACAAAAAAGAGATTGAAACATTAACTAAAGAGCTCATAAACTCAACAACAAAACTTGCTTTAAACTGCGCAGATACAAATGATAAAGTTGGATTATTGGAGGCATTGGAAATATTAAAAGATCATGCCAAATCAGATGAAAATAGAAAGGACTTGGAAGGAGCAATAAAACATATAGAATATTTAATAAAAGAAAGCATCCCTCTTGGAAAAGATACTAGGGAGAAACTTAAAGTTTTAATCAATAGGATTAAGAGAGATGAAAATAAAATATATTAG
- a CDS encoding PEGA domain-containing protein, producing MVGFIYLINEDNVLWSYNAGFVRYVSITPDGEYIVAGKTPHGTNNGQDDENTIYLFNKNGKLLMSYNVKGKIREKSISISPNGNIVVGTWVDENKDNVMDPMDTGYIYFFDSGGLKWKYHTNEGIHSTSVDFNGKYIVAGGTHGSIYLFNNNGDTLWNYKLQRLITVSIDSYGKYIVVGSLFDIYLFDNQKILEILKEKDNGTLEISSNLPNAKIYIDGKYSGLTPKTIKLPPGTYEITLKKEGYSDYKTILTINGGETKNLNVNLKPVVAETTNTPNTKEEKVSVGTNTNKDNNNLLFIIMGLLITGGVVGGIYYAKKKA from the coding sequence ATGGTAGGGTTTATCTATTTGATTAATGAAGATAATGTATTGTGGAGTTATAATGCGGGTTTTGTTAGATATGTTTCCATAACTCCGGATGGAGAATACATAGTTGCTGGAAAAACCCCTCATGGAACAAATAATGGTCAAGATGACGAAAATACAATTTATTTATTTAATAAAAATGGAAAATTACTTATGAGTTATAATGTTAAAGGAAAAATTCGTGAAAAATCTATATCAATATCACCGAATGGTAATATTGTTGTTGGTACCTGGGTTGATGAAAATAAAGACAATGTAATGGACCCTATGGATACAGGATATATTTACTTTTTTGATAGTGGTGGATTGAAATGGAAGTACCATACTAATGAAGGTATCCACTCTACATCCGTAGATTTTAATGGCAAATATATAGTTGCTGGAGGTACTCATGGTTCAATATACTTGTTTAATAATAATGGAGATACATTGTGGAATTATAAATTACAACGATTAATTACGGTTTCTATAGACTCATATGGAAAATACATTGTTGTAGGGTCATTATTTGATATTTATTTATTTGATAACCAAAAAATATTAGAAATTTTAAAAGAAAAAGACAATGGAACACTTGAAATATCATCAAATCTACCAAATGCTAAAATTTATATTGATGGCAAATATAGTGGATTAACTCCAAAAACTATTAAATTACCGCCTGGAACTTATGAAATTACACTAAAAAAAGAAGGATACAGCGATTATAAGACCATACTAACCATCAATGGTGGAGAAACTAAAAATTTAAACGTTAATTTAAAACCTGTAGTTGCAGAAACAACTAATACACCCAATACTAAAGAAGAAAAAGTTTCTGTGGGGACTAATACTAATAAGGATAACAACAACCTGTTATTTATAATCATGGGGCTATTAATAACTGGCGGAGTAGTAGGTGGGATTTATTATGCAAAAAAAAAGGCATAA
- a CDS encoding serine/threonine-protein kinase has product MIKEILNEINAIERFLKNHREYLGEEYAKYQTTLNELRLKVKLKEIENNVMDALTLKSDEEYLKARDLLKKSSNDIDKLEDEMINLKIKTFNSQITNLKNQINNELNFIKNLLLGEDSSINAPYNSSSVNSSNPINQSFSGENELLNILNELLSKYQNPIKIGEGGFSHVFKVIKNGKTVALKVPKELTEITGELFLREIGNWKKLKHINIVRLYYSNIYPYPYVEMEYCEKELNKIKNNLELKEAVLLFFEVLNGLKYAHSKGIIHKDLKPHNILINNNIPKITDWGLSKETTSKSTTINALTLQYSAPEQISRGTIDKRTDIYQMGVILYELTTKNYRLMVMSLT; this is encoded by the coding sequence ATGATAAAGGAAATATTAAATGAAATAAATGCTATTGAGAGATTTTTAAAAAATCATAGGGAGTATTTAGGGGAGGAGTATGCCAAATATCAAACCACATTAAACGAGCTCAGGTTAAAAGTTAAACTAAAAGAAATCGAAAATAATGTAATGGATGCTTTAACATTGAAATCAGATGAAGAGTATTTAAAAGCAAGGGATCTCTTAAAAAAATCTTCTAACGATATTGATAAATTAGAGGATGAAATGATAAATTTAAAGATAAAAACATTTAACAGTCAAATTACTAACTTAAAAAATCAAATAAATAATGAATTAAACTTCATAAAAAATTTGTTATTAGGTGAAGACTCCTCAATAAATGCGCCATATAATTCCTCATCGGTTAATTCTTCAAATCCTATAAATCAATCATTTAGTGGAGAAAACGAATTATTGAATATACTAAATGAATTATTATCAAAATATCAAAATCCTATAAAAATTGGGGAAGGGGGATTTTCCCATGTATTTAAAGTAATTAAAAATGGAAAGACAGTAGCCCTAAAAGTCCCGAAAGAATTAACTGAAATTACTGGGGAGTTATTCCTTAGAGAAATAGGAAATTGGAAAAAATTAAAACATATCAACATTGTTCGACTTTATTATAGTAATATTTATCCATATCCATACGTGGAAATGGAATACTGTGAAAAGGAATTAAATAAAATAAAAAATAATTTAGAGTTAAAAGAAGCAGTTTTATTATTTTTTGAAGTGTTAAATGGACTGAAATATGCACATAGTAAAGGGATAATTCATAAGGATTTAAAACCACACAACATTTTAATAAACAACAACATACCAAAAATTACAGATTGGGGACTATCAAAAGAAACTACTTCAAAATCCACAACTATAAACGCTTTAACTCTACAATACTCAGCACCAGAACAAATAAGCAGGGGAACAATCGATAAAAGGACGGACATTTATCAAATGGGGGTAATCCTATACGAATTAACAACAAAAAACTACCGTTTAATGGTAATGAGTTTGACATAA
- a CDS encoding 26S protease regulatory subunit — protein MEIDLSGALMSQFKRAKKEYEIAKEKKNESIAKKKALECAKLLRQIAKYDGYNEKSYLEKAKKWELVANNIEEVFNPSKANKSKPTKKSAPSNKPNSSNTTEDEAEDEIDKFKNFVKNNLIQKSTMKWDDIGGLEEVKQLMMETIVISALQKPASIQPWKGILLFGPPGTGKTLLASACAGSLEATFFNVKASSVSSKYYGESSKIVSALYDVARELHPSIVFIDEIDALTTKRSDGISEASRRMLSTLLTELDGFQDKGSDRLILTLSATNTPWDLDEAVLSRFSRRIYIPLPDKEATKEIIKINTKGVKLNVNLDEIADKCVEKLYSGRDLKNLCQDAIWNMIRDVNKDLYKMANLSYKELKRRKLKTRALTDDDFEEAFKKIKSPLTKSEIEKYEKWGEEFGG, from the coding sequence TTGGAAATTGATTTATCCGGAGCTCTGATGAGTCAGTTTAAAAGAGCTAAAAAAGAATATGAGATAGCAAAGGAGAAAAAGAACGAAAGTATTGCTAAAAAAAAGGCGTTAGAATGTGCCAAATTATTGAGACAAATAGCAAAGTATGATGGATACAATGAAAAAAGCTATTTGGAGAAAGCTAAAAAATGGGAGTTAGTGGCAAATAACATAGAAGAAGTATTTAATCCATCAAAAGCTAATAAATCCAAACCTACAAAAAAATCAGCACCATCAAATAAACCAAACTCATCAAACACCACAGAGGATGAGGCAGAAGATGAAATTGATAAGTTTAAAAATTTTGTGAAAAATAATTTAATACAAAAATCCACTATGAAGTGGGACGATATAGGGGGGTTAGAAGAAGTAAAACAGCTTATGATGGAAACCATAGTAATATCAGCACTTCAAAAGCCTGCATCAATACAACCATGGAAAGGGATTTTATTATTTGGACCACCAGGAACAGGTAAAACACTATTAGCTTCTGCATGTGCTGGAAGTTTGGAAGCAACATTCTTTAATGTGAAGGCATCATCCGTATCAAGTAAATACTACGGCGAATCTTCAAAAATTGTAAGTGCATTATATGATGTTGCAAGGGAGCTCCACCCAAGTATTGTATTTATTGATGAAATCGATGCCTTAACAACAAAGAGGAGCGATGGAATAAGTGAGGCATCAAGGAGGATGTTATCAACTTTATTAACAGAATTGGATGGTTTTCAAGATAAGGGGAGCGATAGGTTAATATTAACACTTTCGGCAACAAATACGCCATGGGATTTAGATGAGGCGGTGCTTTCAAGGTTTTCAAGGAGAATTTATATTCCTTTACCTGATAAAGAAGCTACAAAGGAAATTATTAAAATTAACACAAAAGGGGTTAAGTTGAATGTTAATTTAGATGAAATTGCGGATAAGTGTGTGGAAAAACTCTATTCTGGTAGGGATTTAAAAAATCTCTGTCAGGATGCTATTTGGAATATGATTAGGGATGTAAATAAGGATTTGTATAAAATGGCTAATTTGTCCTATAAAGAGTTGAAGAGGAGGAAGTTAAAAACAAGAGCTCTGACTGATGATGATTTTGAAGAGGCATTTAAGAAAATAAAAAGCCCTTTAACTAAATCTGAAATTGAGAAGTATGAGAAATGGGGGGAGGAATTTGGAGGATAA
- a CDS encoding DUF4013 domain-containing protein — protein MIEYIWESFTYIFKDKNWKKKLVKGGAIGVIPLLNISLLGYMVDMITLIYKGKNNELPEFDISSQFIDGFKISAVLFVYFILFYILLIVILGIFSVIFKDNIFSVIGIVCFAIFMLFMHIAFSHYIYTNKISSFFEFTTLFRILKKTWVNILIFDIIYYIIMGFLAIAIYIMAALFSMTIILIPVAIWLLGAFYYYSCIVFGYFCGKVYLEGINKKPITMGSKVLPTKTVSNNNKDLNLLNSYLLGAKELLPGALDDFRNNNLNDAIKKWNKSLEYYKKAEKIAKSNKDEELISSLNNNIKSVVHNILDAKIKLVSDKIGGMV, from the coding sequence ATGATAGAATATATTTGGGAATCATTCACATATATATTTAAAGATAAAAATTGGAAAAAAAAGCTTGTTAAGGGTGGGGCAATAGGGGTAATACCTCTACTTAATATTTCATTACTTGGCTATATGGTAGATATGATAACTCTTATTTATAAAGGTAAAAATAATGAGTTGCCTGAATTTGATATATCTAGTCAATTTATCGATGGATTTAAGATATCCGCAGTTCTTTTTGTATATTTTATATTATTTTATATATTGCTTATTGTGATTCTCGGTATTTTTTCGGTAATTTTCAAAGACAATATTTTTAGTGTTATTGGTATTGTGTGCTTCGCAATATTTATGTTATTCATGCATATCGCATTTTCACATTACATATATACCAACAAAATATCTTCATTTTTTGAATTCACTACATTATTTAGAATACTTAAAAAAACATGGGTTAATATCCTAATTTTTGATATTATTTACTATATTATTATGGGCTTTTTAGCTATTGCGATATATATAATGGCAGCCCTATTTTCCATGACAATTATATTAATTCCTGTGGCTATTTGGTTATTGGGGGCATTCTATTATTATTCCTGCATAGTATTTGGTTATTTCTGTGGAAAAGTATACTTAGAAGGAATTAATAAAAAACCAATAACTATGGGCTCCAAAGTGTTACCGACCAAGACGGTATCAAACAATAACAAAGATTTAAATCTACTTAATTCCTACCTATTAGGGGCTAAGGAGCTATTACCCGGAGCATTGGATGATTTTCGAAACAACAACTTAAATGATGCCATAAAAAAATGGAATAAATCATTGGAATACTATAAAAAAGCAGAGAAAATAGCAAAATCAAACAAAGATGAAGAATTAATTTCATCCCTAAATAATAACATTAAATCAGTAGTCCATAACATATTAGATGCAAAAATTAAATTAGTATCTGATAAAATTGGGGGGATGGTATGA
- a CDS encoding PD-(D/E)XK nuclease family protein, which yields MRYKPSASEKGKAGKGVEFGKYIHHVAEQIALGREVKEDVEEVKRIKKFISELNANELLTEIECSLPLGDYIIRGVIDLIAIYDDRIEIIDYKTDVSKNNHFEYVKQLSIYYHAVKEYYNKKTVCKIYYVSSDEVVEVEPLDLESIIKELKK from the coding sequence ATGAGGTATAAACCGTCTGCAAGTGAAAAAGGAAAGGCGGGAAAAGGTGTTGAATTTGGAAAGTATATTCACCATGTTGCTGAGCAAATAGCTCTTGGAAGGGAAGTTAAAGAAGATGTTGAAGAAGTTAAACGAATAAAAAAATTCATTTCAGAACTTAACGCAAATGAGTTATTAACTGAAATTGAATGCTCCCTTCCATTAGGTGATTACATAATTAGGGGAGTTATTGATTTAATAGCAATATATGATGATAGGATTGAAATAATTGATTATAAAACAGATGTTTCCAAAAATAACCATTTTGAATATGTTAAACAACTATCAATATATTATCATGCTGTTAAGGAATACTATAATAAAAAAACTGTATGTAAAATATACTATGTGAGCTCCGATGAAGTTGTTGAAGTTGAGCCATTGGATTTGGAGTCTATCATAAAAGAACTTAAAAAATAA